Proteins co-encoded in one Campylobacter jejuni genomic window:
- a CDS encoding nucleoside hydrolase translates to MRLILDTDIGNAIAGANTDDGLALALILSSKEIKFEMLSTVCGNVPSLVAYSVAKDLFKRLNLNIPVYLGANEALKEPSKAWRQRLDENVKNFKLEYLWENIKSPEILENINPDAIFKMGELVSKNPKEISICAIGPLTNIAMAMKIFKDFDINLKELFIMGGSFDMPYYTKDTNFGFDPEAASIVLNSRAKITLVPYNATMQTLLTHEDLKELQGKNILCDFIVETLSVWIDYASKTRGAKGTWIHDALTIAYALDFSIADFDECYADVICDSSLTRGMSWRCFKEPKMSMGVDLSTKNCVKILKNVDNAKLLKLIKERFLKGVCYENYESITT, encoded by the coding sequence ATGAGACTTATCTTAGACACGGACATAGGCAATGCTATTGCAGGAGCAAATACTGATGATGGTTTAGCACTTGCTTTGATTTTGTCATCTAAAGAAATCAAATTTGAAATGCTAAGCACAGTTTGCGGTAATGTTCCAAGCCTTGTTGCCTATAGTGTGGCTAAGGATTTATTTAAACGTTTAAATTTAAATATCCCCGTTTATTTGGGAGCGAATGAAGCCCTAAAAGAACCAAGTAAAGCTTGGCGTCAAAGACTTGATGAAAATGTCAAAAATTTTAAACTTGAATATCTTTGGGAAAATATAAAAAGTCCTGAAATTTTAGAAAATATAAATCCTGATGCGATTTTTAAAATGGGTGAGTTGGTGAGTAAAAATCCTAAAGAAATTTCTATTTGTGCGATAGGACCTTTGACAAATATCGCTATGGCTATGAAAATTTTTAAAGATTTTGATATAAATCTTAAAGAGCTTTTTATTATGGGAGGCAGTTTTGATATGCCTTATTACACTAAAGATACAAATTTTGGTTTTGATCCTGAGGCGGCTAGTATAGTGCTAAATTCAAGAGCTAAAATCACACTCGTGCCTTATAATGCAACCATGCAGACTTTATTAACACACGAAGATTTAAAAGAGTTGCAAGGTAAGAATATTTTATGTGACTTTATCGTTGAAACTTTAAGCGTTTGGATTGATTATGCCTCTAAAACACGTGGTGCAAAGGGAACTTGGATACATGATGCTTTAACGATAGCTTACGCATTAGATTTTAGTATTGCAGATTTTGATGAGTGTTATGCTGATGTTATTTGCGATAGTTCTTTGACAAGAGGTATGAGTTGGCGTTGTTTTAAAGAACCAAAAATGAGTATGGGGGTGGATTTAAGCACTAAAAATTGTGTTAAAATTTTAAAAAATGTAGACAATGCAAAGCTTTTAAAACTTATAAAAGAGAGGTTTTTAAAAGGAGTCTGCTATGAAAATTATGAAAGCATAACGACTTAA
- a CDS encoding YqaA family protein, producing MFDFLYNDISYLGLFIVCFLSSTLLPLASEAFVLGFIKLDFNPNLVLIVATLGNTLGSLSTYALAYFGKEKILEKYFSKSLKKLENFNANFAKFGSIFAFFTFLPLVGDLFALGLGFAKYSFLKTIFFILLGKLSRYAFIIFIADSF from the coding sequence ATGTTTGATTTTTTATATAATGATATAAGTTATTTAGGACTTTTTATAGTGTGTTTTCTTTCAAGCACACTATTACCCTTAGCAAGCGAAGCCTTTGTTTTAGGCTTTATAAAACTTGATTTTAATCCAAATTTGGTACTTATCGTAGCCACTTTGGGTAATACCTTAGGAAGTTTAAGTACTTATGCTTTAGCGTATTTTGGAAAAGAAAAAATTTTAGAAAAATACTTTAGCAAATCCTTAAAAAAATTAGAAAATTTCAATGCTAATTTTGCTAAATTTGGAAGTATATTTGCTTTTTTTACTTTTTTACCTTTAGTGGGAGATCTTTTTGCCTTGGGACTTGGTTTTGCGAAATATTCTTTTTTAAAAACTATATTTTTTATCTTACTTGGAAAATTAAGTCGTTATGCTTTCATAATTTTCATAGCAGACTCCTTTTAA
- the uvrA gene encoding excinuclease ABC subunit UvrA: protein MNDTIKIIGARENNLKNIHLEIPKNKLIVFTGLSGSGKSTLAFGTLYAEGQRRYIESLSAYARQFLDKVGKPDVDKIEGLTPAIAIDQKTTSKNPRSTVGTITEIYDYLRLLYARVGIQHCHQCGQKISSMSASDIVSEILKFPKGAKIIIYAPLIREKKGTYADLLENLRNKGYVRAQIDGVLVRLDEEIELAKTKKHTIKLVIDRLEIQEDLLSRLASDIEKGLQESFGEIEIEVLNHEEINLNKHYHFSEHSACFDCKISFVPLEPLSFSFNSPKGACEACDGLGIRYTLDMKKIIDENLSLENGAVKIMYGFNKSYYYKFLIAFCEQNEIPIKIPFMQLNEEQKRLVLYGNAKTIEFLWKRNRLKRTFEGVVKMAYEMLKDEKDLAEYMSEKICKDCGGHRLKPESLAVKVAKKGLGEILDMSIEDSTAFFADEKNFSYLSEQQKLISKPILKEINERLFFLYDVGLGYLSLGRDARTISGGEAQRIRIASQIGSGLSGVMYVLDEPSIGLHERDTAKLIKTLRNLQQKGNTLIVVEHDKMTIEEADFIVDIGPKAGKFGGEVVFSGTYKELLKSKSETALYMNGKKQISQLQNRAQKEWLELKNVNINNIQDLSVKFPLQNLVAITGVSGSGKSSLILQTLLPFAQEELNRAKKVKKLGGVQIEGLEKLDKVIYLDQSPIGRTPRSNPATYTGAMDEIRNLFAATKEAKMRGYKAGRFSFNVKGGRCEKCSGDGEIKIEMHFLPDVMVVCDTCGGKRYNDATLEIKYKGKNISEILNMSVLEASEFFTAVPKIKQKLDTLVKVGLDYLTLGQNATTLSGGEAQRIKLAKELSRSDTGKTLYILDEPTTGLHFEDVNKLILVLQHLVDLKNSVFVIEHNLDVIKNADYIIDMGPEGGVKGGKVISTGSVEKVAKEHKKTRSYTGYYLDLELKNTQKS, encoded by the coding sequence ATGAACGATACCATAAAAATCATTGGTGCAAGAGAAAATAACCTAAAAAATATCCACCTTGAAATTCCCAAAAACAAACTCATTGTTTTTACAGGACTGAGTGGAAGTGGAAAATCAACCCTTGCTTTTGGAACTCTTTATGCTGAAGGACAACGCCGTTATATAGAAAGTTTAAGTGCTTATGCTAGACAATTTTTAGATAAGGTAGGCAAACCTGATGTCGATAAAATCGAAGGTTTAACTCCAGCCATTGCCATAGATCAAAAAACTACTTCTAAAAATCCACGCTCTACTGTAGGAACCATCACTGAAATTTATGATTATCTAAGACTTTTATACGCAAGAGTTGGCATTCAACATTGTCATCAATGTGGACAAAAAATCTCATCTATGAGTGCAAGTGATATAGTCAGTGAAATTTTAAAATTTCCAAAAGGTGCAAAAATCATCATCTACGCTCCACTCATACGAGAAAAAAAAGGAACTTATGCAGATTTACTTGAAAATTTACGCAACAAAGGCTATGTAAGAGCTCAAATTGATGGAGTTTTAGTAAGACTTGATGAAGAAATTGAACTGGCCAAAACCAAAAAACACACCATCAAACTTGTCATAGATAGGCTTGAAATTCAAGAAGATTTACTTTCTCGTCTTGCAAGCGATATAGAAAAAGGCTTACAAGAAAGCTTTGGAGAAATAGAAATAGAAGTTTTAAATCATGAGGAAATAAACCTTAATAAACACTATCATTTTAGTGAGCATTCAGCTTGTTTTGATTGTAAAATTTCCTTTGTTCCACTTGAACCTTTAAGTTTTTCTTTTAATTCTCCAAAAGGAGCATGTGAAGCTTGCGATGGACTTGGAATTCGTTATACTTTAGATATGAAAAAAATCATCGACGAAAATTTAAGCCTCGAAAACGGTGCTGTTAAAATCATGTATGGTTTTAATAAAAGTTATTATTATAAATTCCTAATCGCCTTTTGCGAACAAAATGAAATTCCTATCAAAATACCTTTTATGCAATTAAACGAAGAACAAAAACGTCTTGTATTGTATGGTAATGCCAAAACTATAGAATTTCTTTGGAAAAGAAATCGTCTAAAACGCACTTTTGAAGGCGTGGTTAAAATGGCTTATGAAATGCTAAAAGATGAAAAAGATTTAGCCGAATATATGAGTGAAAAAATTTGTAAAGACTGCGGTGGGCATCGTTTAAAACCCGAAAGTTTAGCCGTGAAAGTAGCCAAAAAAGGCTTGGGTGAAATTTTAGATATGAGCATAGAAGATAGTACGGCCTTTTTTGCAGATGAGAAAAATTTTTCTTATTTAAGTGAGCAACAAAAACTTATTTCTAAACCTATCCTAAAAGAAATCAACGAAAGATTGTTTTTCTTGTATGATGTGGGGCTAGGTTATCTTTCCTTAGGGCGCGATGCAAGAACGATTAGTGGAGGTGAAGCACAAAGAATCCGCATAGCTTCACAAATTGGCAGTGGTTTAAGCGGGGTAATGTATGTCTTAGATGAGCCTAGCATAGGACTTCATGAAAGAGATACTGCAAAACTCATCAAAACTTTAAGAAATTTACAACAAAAGGGCAATACCCTAATTGTCGTAGAGCATGATAAAATGACCATAGAAGAAGCAGATTTTATTGTAGATATTGGCCCAAAAGCAGGAAAATTTGGGGGTGAAGTTGTATTTAGTGGAACCTATAAGGAACTCTTAAAAAGCAAAAGCGAAACCGCACTTTATATGAATGGTAAAAAACAAATTTCACAACTTCAAAACAGAGCACAAAAAGAATGGCTTGAACTTAAAAATGTAAATATTAACAATATCCAAGATTTAAGCGTAAAATTTCCTTTACAAAATTTAGTCGCTATAACAGGAGTTTCAGGTTCTGGAAAAAGTTCTTTGATACTTCAAACCTTACTTCCTTTTGCACAAGAGGAATTAAATCGTGCTAAAAAAGTTAAAAAACTTGGTGGAGTGCAAATAGAAGGACTTGAAAAACTTGATAAAGTCATTTATCTTGATCAAAGTCCTATAGGTCGCACACCACGTTCAAATCCTGCCACCTATACAGGCGCTATGGATGAAATCAGAAATCTTTTTGCCGCCACCAAAGAAGCCAAAATGCGTGGTTATAAAGCAGGACGCTTTTCTTTTAATGTCAAAGGTGGAAGATGTGAGAAATGTAGCGGAGATGGAGAAATCAAAATAGAAATGCATTTTTTACCTGATGTTATGGTAGTTTGTGATACTTGCGGGGGCAAACGCTATAACGATGCCACGCTAGAAATCAAATATAAGGGTAAAAACATCAGCGAAATTTTAAATATGAGTGTTTTAGAAGCGAGTGAATTTTTCACAGCCGTTCCTAAAATCAAGCAAAAATTAGACACTCTAGTAAAAGTGGGTTTAGACTATCTAACTCTAGGACAAAATGCCACCACCTTAAGTGGGGGTGAAGCACAAAGAATCAAACTTGCTAAAGAATTAAGCCGTAGCGATACAGGAAAAACCCTTTATATACTTGATGAGCCTACAACAGGACTGCATTTTGAAGATGTCAATAAACTCATCTTAGTTTTACAACATTTAGTTGATCTTAAAAATTCGGTTTTTGTAATAGAACATAATTTGGATGTGATTAAAAATGCTGATTATATCATCGATATGGGGCCTGAAGGCGGAGTTAAAGGTGGAAAAGTTATAAGCACAGGAAGTGTAGAAAAAGTCGCTAAAGAACACAAAAAAACCCGTTCTTACACAGGATATTATCTAGACTTAGAGCTTAAAAATACACAAAAATCATAA
- a CDS encoding sulfite exporter TauE/SafE family protein, protein MEITDLPYLIIGIISGIASGLFGIGGGMIIVPSMFALGASAHHAIGISVLQMIFAAVFGSYINYKKKNLNLKDSIMIGFGGLIGASFSGMLLKALSDVALTSVFLAVSCIFFIKYAFGIKENIVQNQRSVWVKNVILFIAGAFTGIFAISLGIGGGLLIAPILAYFLGYDSKKVVSLSLFFVIFASVSGIISFSNSGVIDSEVIHKGILVGIASMVGVFIGIKIIEKMHISAHRKILLCVYALSILGTTHSLLNKLNLINF, encoded by the coding sequence ATGGAAATCACAGATTTACCTTATCTAATCATAGGAATCATTTCAGGTATTGCTTCTGGACTTTTTGGCATTGGTGGAGGTATGATTATCGTTCCTTCTATGTTCGCACTTGGAGCAAGTGCTCACCATGCTATCGGAATTTCAGTATTGCAAATGATTTTTGCAGCAGTTTTTGGCTCTTATATTAATTATAAGAAAAAAAATCTAAATCTTAAAGATAGTATTATGATAGGTTTTGGAGGGCTCATAGGAGCAAGCTTTAGCGGAATGCTTTTAAAAGCTTTAAGTGATGTAGCTCTTACTAGCGTATTTTTGGCGGTAAGTTGTATATTTTTTATCAAATATGCTTTTGGAATTAAAGAAAACATTGTGCAAAATCAAAGAAGCGTTTGGGTAAAGAATGTCATTTTATTTATTGCTGGAGCTTTTACTGGTATTTTTGCTATTTCTTTGGGAATTGGTGGCGGACTTTTAATTGCTCCGATTTTAGCTTATTTTTTAGGCTATGATAGTAAAAAAGTTGTTTCTTTATCCTTGTTTTTTGTTATTTTTGCTTCAGTCTCTGGTATTATATCTTTTTCAAATTCTGGAGTTATAGACTCTGAAGTTATTCATAAAGGAATACTAGTAGGTATAGCTTCTATGGTTGGAGTTTTTATAGGAATTAAAATCATAGAAAAAATGCATATTTCAGCTCATAGAAAAATTTTACTTTGCGTATATGCCTTATCAATACTTGGAACCACCCACTCTTTACTTAATAAGCTAAATCTTATAAATTTTTAA